From Vigna unguiculata cultivar IT97K-499-35 chromosome 5, ASM411807v1, whole genome shotgun sequence, the proteins below share one genomic window:
- the LOC114185991 gene encoding uncharacterized protein LOC114185991 — protein sequence MKEGSGSKGGMTMCLVLTLCLIIAILLVMVLLAFTVFRPHEPVSRVDTIKVADMNLGMDFFSMSVNVNVTLDVGVSVQNRNKFGFEFHNSSAILKYKGLLIGEGPIPDGEVSGGETMGMNLTLTIMADRLATSNGVTSDIASGLIPLSTLVRMFGMVKVLGFIRFHVASTTSCDFTLNISNKTIVDNKCLSKAVLSA from the coding sequence ATGAAAGAGGGATCTGGCAGCAAAGGCGGAATGACCATGTGCTTGGTGCTAACACTATGCTTAATTATTGCAATTTTGTTGGTAATGGTGCTCTTAGCATTTACAGTGTTCAGACCACACGAGCCTGTTAGCAGAGTGGACACCATTAAGGTTGCGGACATGAACCTCGGCATGGACTTTTTTAGCATGAGTGTGAATGTGAATGTGACACTGGATGTGGGTGTTTCAGTTCAAAACAGAAATAAGTTTGGATTTGAGTTCCACAATAGCTCTGCAATACTCAAATATAAGGGGTTATTGATTGGAGAAGGCCCTATCCCCGATGGAGAGGTATCAGGGGGTGAGACCATGGGAATGAACTTGACACTAACTATTATGGCTGACCGTTTAGCCACCAGCAATGGGGTCACCAGTGACATTGCATCAGGTTTAATACCCCTCAGCACCCTTGTGAGAATGTTTGGCATGGTCAAAGTCTTAGGCTTTATCAGATTCCATGTGGCTTCCACCACATCTTGTGATTTCACCCTCAATATTTCCAACAAAACAATTGTGGACAATAAGTGCTTATCCAAGGCAGTGCTTTCAGCTTGA